From one Lolium rigidum isolate FL_2022 chromosome 4, APGP_CSIRO_Lrig_0.1, whole genome shotgun sequence genomic stretch:
- the LOC124705589 gene encoding homeobox-leucine zipper protein HOX9, whose translation MAAAVAMRCASGSGSDGGGGGYDKGGMDSGKYVRYTPEQVEALERVYAECPKPTSTRRQQLLRECPILSNIEPRQIKVWFQNRRCRDKQRKESSRLQAVNRKLSAMNKLLMEENERLQKQVSQLVHENAYMKQQLQNPSLATDTSCESNVTAPPNPLRDASNPAGLLAIAEETLTEFLSKATGTAVDWVPMPGMKPGPDSFGIVAISHGCRGVAARACGLVNLEPTKIVEILKDRPSWFRDCRSLEVFTMLPAGNGGTIELVYMQMYAPTTLVPARDFWTLRYTTTMEDGSLVVCERSLSGSGGGPSTASAQQFVRAEMLPSGYLVRPCDGGGSIVHIVDHLDLEAWSVPEVLRPLYESSRVVAQKMTTAALRHIRQIAQETSGEVVYALGRQPAVLRTFSQRLSRGFNDAISGFNDDGWSVMGGDGIEDVIIACNSKKIRSNNTAPNAFEAPGGVICAKASMLLQSVPPAVLVRFLREHRSEWADYNFDAYSASALKTSSCSLPGLRPMRFSGSQIIMPLAHTVENEEILEVVRLEGQALDEGLLSRDIHLLQFCTGIDEKSMGSCFQLVFAPIDELFPDDAPLISSGFRVIPLDTKTDGAPAGRTLDLASSLEVGSTTLQASGDASLDDCNLRSVLTIAFQFPYEMHLQDSVATMARQYVRSIVSAVQRVSLAISPSRSGLNAEQKIISGFPEAATLARWICQSYQFHLGVELLRHADEAGESLLRMLWDYEDAILCCSFKEKPVFTFANEMGINMLETSFVALQDLSLDKIFDDAGRKALFSEIPKLMEQGYVYLPAGVCLSGMGRHVSFEQAIAWKVLGEDNNVHCLAFCFVNWSFV comes from the exons ATGGCGGCAGCTGTGGCGATGCGTTGCgcgagcgggagcgggagcgacggcggaggcggcgggtacGACAAGGGCGGGATGGACTCGGGCAAGTACGTGCGGTACACCCCGGAGCAGGTGGAGGCGCTGGAGCGGGTGTACGCCGAGTGCCCCAAGCCCACCTCCACGCGCAGGCAGCAGCTGCTGCGCGAGTGCCCAATACTGTCCAACATCGAGCCCAGGCAGATCAAGGTCTGGTTCCAGAACCGAAG GTGCCGTGATAAGCAGCGGAAAGAGTCTTCAAGGCTTCAAGCTGTGAACAGAAAGTTGAGTGCGATGAACAAGCTTCTCATGGAAGAGAATGAGCGTCTCCAGAAGCAGGTCTCGCAGTTGGTTCATGAGAATGCATACATGAAGCAGCAGCTGCAGAAC CCTTCATTGGCCACTGATACAAGCTGTGAATCAAATGTGACCGCTCCTCCAAACCCTCTAAGGGATGCAAGTAACCCTGCTGG ACTCCTTGCAATTGCGGAGGAGACCTTGACAGAGTTCCTCTCGAAGGCTACAGGAACTGCTGTTGATTGGGTCCCGATGCCCGGGATGAAG CCTGGTCCGGATTCGTTTGGTATTGTGGCCATTTCACATGGTTGCCGCGGTGTTGCTGCTCGTGCCTGTGGTTTGGTTAATCTGGAACCAACAAAG ATTGTGGAGATCTTGAAAGACCGCCCGTCTTGGTTCCGTGATTGTCGGAGTCTTGAAGTCTTTACAATGCTTCCAGCTGGAAACGGTGGGACTATTGAACTTGTTTACATGCAG ATGTATGCTCCTACTACTTTAGTTCCTGCACGAGATTTTTGGACATTAAGATACACAACAACAATGGAAGATGGCAGTCTCGTG GTTTGTGAAAGATCTCTGAGTGGTTCAGGGGGTGGTCCAAGTACTGCCTCAGCGCAGCAATTTGTAAGGGCTGAGATGCTCCCTAGTGGTTATTTGGTCCGGCCATGCGATGGCGGCGGTTCAATTGTCCATATAGTGGACCATCTGGATCTTGAG GCTTGGAGTGTTCCAGAAGTGCTTCGACCGCTCTATGAGTCGTCAAGGGTTGTTGCTCAGAAAATGACTACTGCT GCATTACGGCACATCAGACAGATTGCTCAAGAAACCAGTGGAGAGGTTGTATATGCTTTGGGGAGGCAGCCTGCTGTTCTGCGGACATTTAGTCAGAGGCTGAGTAG AGGATTTAACGATGCTATAAGTGGTTTCAATGATGATGGTTGGTCTGTCATGGGTGGAGATGGCATTGAAGATGTGATCATTGCTTGCAACTCAAAGAAGATTAGGAGCAATAACACTGCTCCCAATGCTTTTGAAGCCCCTGGAGGTGTCATATGTGCTAAGGCATCAATGCTACTGCAG AGTGTTCCACCAGCAGTACTGGTTCGGTTTTTGAGGGAACATCGGTCTGAATGGGCTGATTATAACTTTGATGCATATTCGGCTTCAGCACTAAAAACAAGCTCATGTTCACTCCCTGGGTTGCGTCCTATGAGATTTTCTGGGAGTCAGATCATCATGCCACTTGCTCACACGGTGGAGAATGAGGAG ATTCTAGAAGTTGTTCGTCTTGAAGGGCAAGCACTTGATGAGGGTCTTTTATCAAGAGATATTCACCTGCTTCAG TTCTGCACTGGAATAGATGAGAAATCAATGGGATCCTGCTTCCAGCTTGTCTTTGCGCCAATCGATGAGCTTTTCCCTGACGATGCTCCATTAATATCTTCAGGCTTTCGTGTTATACCATTGGATACAAAAACA GATGGTGCACCAGCTGGTAGAACATTAGATTTGGCCTCTAGCCTTGAAGTTGGTTCAACTACACTGCAAGCCTCAGGGGATGCATCTCTTGATGATTGTAATCTACGATCAGTGCTGACAATTGCCTTTCAATTCCCTTACGAGATGCATCTCCAAGATAGTGTTGCAACTATGGCTCGACAGTATGTCCGCAGCATAGTTTCTGCCGTTCAGAGAGTATCATTGGCTATCTCCCCCTCTCGATCTGGCTTGAATGCTGAACAGAAGATAATTTCTGGCTTCCCTGAAGCTGCAACACTTGCTCGCTGGATATGCCAAAGCTACCA GTTCCATCTGGGGGTTGAGTTACTTAGACATGCAGATGAAGCTGGGGAATCATTATTGAGAATGCTCTGGGATTACGAAGATGCTATTTTGTGCTGTTCTTTCAAG GAAAAGCCTGTATTTACTTTCGCCAATGAGATGGGAATCAACATGTTGGAAACATCTTTCGTTGCTCTACAAGACCTCTCATTGGACAAGATATTTGATGATGCTGGCAGAAAGGCACTATTCTCAGAGATCCCAAAATTGATGGAACAG GGCTATGTTTACCTACCTGCTGGTGTGTGCTTATCTGGCATGGGCCGCCATGTCTCCTTTGAGCAAGCTATAGCATGGAAGGTACTTGGTGAAGACAACAATGTGCATTGCCTTGCCTTCTGCTTTGTCAACTGGTCTTTCGTGTGA